One stretch of Pseudomonas azotoformans DNA includes these proteins:
- the dctP gene encoding C4-dicarboxylate TRAP substrate-binding protein DctP yields the protein MLKLSRALLCAATLFAAGLAQAADPIVIKFAHVVAENTPKGQGALLFKKLAEERLPGKVKVEVYPNSSLFGDGKEMEALLLGDVQMLAPSLAKFEQYTKQVQIYDLPFLFNDLAAVDRFQAAQGKELLTSMQDKNILGLAYWHNGLKQLSANKALHEPKDARGLKFRVQASSVLEEQFKAIRANPRKMSFAEVYQGLQTGTVNGTENTWSNYESQKVNEVQKYFTESNHGLIDYMVITNAKFWNGLPPDILSTLEQIMVEVTVEVNKQAEALNQSAKQKIVDAKTSEIIELTPEQRQLWREAMRPVWQKFEGEIGADLIKAADASNQ from the coding sequence ATGCTCAAGCTCTCCCGGGCGCTGCTGTGCGCCGCCACCTTGTTTGCCGCAGGCCTGGCCCAGGCGGCGGACCCGATCGTGATCAAGTTCGCCCACGTGGTGGCCGAAAACACCCCCAAAGGCCAGGGCGCGCTGCTGTTCAAGAAGCTCGCCGAAGAACGCCTGCCGGGCAAGGTGAAGGTCGAGGTGTACCCGAACTCGTCGCTGTTCGGCGATGGCAAGGAAATGGAAGCGCTGCTGCTGGGCGACGTGCAGATGCTGGCGCCGTCCCTGGCCAAGTTCGAGCAATACACCAAGCAGGTGCAGATCTATGACCTGCCGTTCCTGTTCAACGACCTGGCCGCCGTCGACCGCTTCCAGGCCGCCCAGGGCAAGGAACTGCTGACCTCGATGCAGGACAAGAACATCCTCGGCCTGGCCTATTGGCACAATGGCCTCAAGCAATTGTCCGCCAACAAGGCGCTGCATGAGCCCAAGGATGCCCGTGGCCTGAAGTTCCGCGTACAGGCCTCCAGCGTGCTGGAAGAGCAGTTCAAGGCGATCCGCGCCAACCCTCGCAAGATGAGCTTCGCCGAGGTGTACCAGGGCCTGCAGACCGGCACCGTCAACGGCACCGAGAACACCTGGTCGAACTATGAAAGCCAGAAGGTCAACGAGGTGCAGAAGTACTTCACCGAGTCCAACCATGGCCTGATCGACTACATGGTGATCACCAACGCCAAGTTCTGGAACGGCCTGCCACCGGACATCCTCAGCACCCTGGAGCAGATCATGGTCGAGGTCACCGTCGAGGTGAACAAGCAGGCCGAAGCGCTGAACCAGTCGGCCAAGCAGAAGATCGTCGACGCCAAGACCAGCGAAATCATCGAACTGACCCCGGAGCAACGCCAGCTTTGGCGCGAAGCCATGCGCCCGGTGTGGCAGAAGTTCGAGGGTGAGATCGGGGCTGATCTGATCAAGGCCGCGGACGCCTCCAACCAGTAA
- a CDS encoding HpcH/HpaI aldolase/citrate lyase family protein encodes MPKPLVRSALFVPGSRPERFSKALASGADAVIVDFEDAVEEPLKRQARDNLGAFLTANPAAQVWVRINAPEHAEHFEDVAFCKAHVNVAGVLLPKVESAAQVAVVAATGKVIWPIIESARGLLAVAEIAHAPQVQRLSFGGLDLALDLNLSSNSAAAQFALDQARLALIVHSRAAGLVAPLDGVHPAIDDPEGLRRSIRHAYEMGFAGALCIHPKQVAVIHAALAPSAADLAWAQRVVDAGAHGAGAYQIDGQMVDAPVLLRAQRLLAASI; translated from the coding sequence ATGCCAAAGCCATTGGTGCGTTCGGCGTTGTTTGTACCCGGTAGCCGACCGGAACGATTCTCCAAAGCCCTGGCCAGTGGGGCCGATGCGGTGATCGTGGATTTCGAGGACGCGGTGGAAGAACCGCTCAAGCGCCAGGCGCGGGATAACCTCGGGGCGTTCCTGACGGCGAACCCTGCTGCCCAGGTATGGGTGCGCATCAATGCGCCGGAGCATGCCGAGCACTTCGAGGATGTGGCGTTCTGCAAAGCCCATGTGAATGTGGCGGGGGTGTTGCTGCCCAAGGTTGAAAGTGCCGCGCAAGTGGCGGTGGTTGCCGCCACCGGCAAAGTGATCTGGCCGATTATCGAAAGCGCCCGTGGCTTGCTGGCCGTGGCCGAGATCGCCCATGCGCCGCAGGTGCAGCGCCTGTCGTTTGGCGGGCTGGACCTGGCGCTGGACCTGAACCTGAGCAGCAACTCCGCGGCCGCGCAGTTCGCCCTGGACCAGGCGCGCCTGGCGCTGATTGTGCATTCGCGGGCGGCGGGTTTGGTCGCGCCGTTGGACGGCGTACACCCGGCCATCGATGACCCGGAAGGCCTGCGCCGTTCGATCCGGCATGCCTATGAAATGGGCTTTGCCGGGGCGCTGTGTATCCATCCCAAGCAGGTGGCGGTGATCCATGCAGCGCTCGCACCGAGCGCCGCAGACCTGGCTTGGGCGCAGCGGGTGGTGGACGCCGGCGCCCATGGCGCAGGGGCCTACCAGATCGATGGGCAGATGGTGGATGCGCCGGTGCTGCTGCGGGCGCAACGACTTCTGGCCGCCTCTATCTAG
- the dctM gene encoding C4-dicarboxylate TRAP transporter large permease protein DctM encodes MAVLCLFLLLFVFMFLGVPIAISLGLSGAVSILMFSQDSVSSLAIKLFETSDAYTFLAIPFFLLSGAFMTTGGVAQRLIDFANACVGHIRGGLAIAAVLACMLFAALSGSSPATVAAVGSIAVAGMVRSGYPKEFGAGIICNAGTLGILIPPSIVMVVYSAATETSVGKLFMAGVIPGLLLGLMLMIAIYIVARIKKLPAQPRATFREWLTCARRAFWGLLLLVIILGGIYSGMFTPTEAAAVAAVYSAFVALFVYKDMKLRDCPKVLLESGRLAIMLMFIIANAMLFAHVLTTEQIPQEITAWVISEGLTPIGFLIMVNVVLLVAGSFMEPSAIVLILAPIFFPIAMKLGIDPIHLGIVMVVNMEIGLVHPPVGLNLFVTSAVTGLTLGQTIRAALPWLMILLVFLIMVTYLPFISLALPHWLGM; translated from the coding sequence ATGGCCGTTCTCTGTCTGTTTCTGCTGTTGTTCGTGTTTATGTTCCTCGGCGTGCCGATCGCGATTTCCCTGGGCTTGTCCGGTGCCGTGTCGATCCTGATGTTCAGCCAGGACTCGGTGAGCTCCCTGGCGATCAAGCTGTTCGAGACCTCCGACGCCTACACCTTCCTGGCGATTCCGTTCTTCCTGCTGTCCGGTGCGTTCATGACCACCGGCGGTGTGGCACAGCGCCTGATCGATTTTGCCAACGCCTGTGTCGGGCATATCCGTGGCGGCCTGGCCATTGCGGCGGTGTTGGCGTGCATGCTGTTTGCGGCGCTGTCCGGTTCGTCACCGGCGACCGTGGCGGCGGTAGGTTCGATTGCCGTGGCGGGCATGGTGCGTTCCGGCTACCCGAAGGAGTTCGGTGCGGGGATCATCTGCAACGCCGGCACGCTGGGCATCTTGATCCCGCCGTCGATCGTGATGGTGGTGTATTCGGCGGCGACTGAAACCTCGGTCGGCAAGCTGTTCATGGCCGGGGTGATTCCGGGCCTGTTGCTGGGCCTGATGCTGATGATCGCCATCTACATCGTCGCACGCATCAAGAAGCTGCCGGCCCAGCCCCGGGCGACCTTCCGCGAATGGCTGACCTGCGCACGCCGCGCCTTCTGGGGCCTGTTGCTGCTGGTGATCATCCTCGGCGGCATCTACAGCGGCATGTTCACCCCGACCGAAGCGGCAGCGGTGGCGGCGGTGTACTCGGCGTTCGTGGCGTTGTTCGTCTACAAGGACATGAAGCTGCGCGACTGTCCCAAGGTGCTGCTGGAATCCGGGCGCCTGGCGATCATGCTGATGTTCATCATCGCCAATGCGATGCTCTTCGCCCATGTACTGACCACCGAGCAGATTCCCCAGGAAATCACCGCATGGGTGATCTCCGAAGGGCTGACGCCGATTGGTTTCCTGATCATGGTCAACGTGGTGCTGCTGGTAGCGGGCAGCTTTATGGAGCCGTCGGCCATCGTGCTGATCCTGGCGCCGATCTTCTTCCCGATTGCCATGAAGCTGGGTATCGACCCGATTCACCTGGGGATCGTGATGGTGGTGAACATGGAAATCGGCCTGGTGCACCCGCCGGTAGGGCTGAACCTGTTCGTGACCTCGGCGGTGACCGGGTTGACCCTGGGGCAGACCATCCGTGCGGCGCTGCCGTGGCTGATGATCCTGCTGGTGTTCCTGATCATGGTCACGTACTTGCCGTTCATTTCGCTGGCGCTGCCGCACTGGCTCGGGATGTAA
- a CDS encoding CaiB/BaiF CoA transferase family protein — protein MTNPRPLDGITVVSLEHAIAAPFCTRQLADLGARVIKIERPGAGDFARGYDERVRGLASHFVWTNRSKESLTLDLKQDEAGDILDTLLADADVLVQNLAPGAAARMGLSFEALHVRFPRLIVCDISGYGEGGPYEKKKAYDLLIQSEGGFLSVTGGPGDDQMAKAGCSIADISAGMYAYSGILSALLLRGKTGKGSRIDVSMLESLVEWMGYPMYYAFDGAPQPPRAGAAHSTIYPYGPFPTGDGGTVMLGLQNEREWAAFCDKVLLTPELATDERFSANFKRSANREVLRQIIVDSFAQLDAEAVIQRLEDAQIASARVNDMQGVWDHPQLKARDSWREVDSPAGPLPSLLPPARNAAFTPRMDGVPALGQHSQGILDRLGYSGDAIDSLRARGVI, from the coding sequence ATGACTAACCCAAGACCGCTGGACGGCATCACCGTTGTCAGCCTGGAACATGCGATTGCCGCGCCATTCTGCACCCGTCAGTTGGCGGACCTGGGCGCCCGGGTGATCAAGATCGAACGCCCCGGCGCCGGTGACTTTGCCCGTGGCTACGACGAACGTGTGCGCGGCCTGGCCTCGCATTTCGTGTGGACCAACCGCTCCAAGGAAAGCCTGACCCTGGACCTCAAGCAGGACGAGGCGGGCGATATCCTCGACACCTTGCTCGCGGACGCCGATGTGCTGGTGCAAAACCTCGCGCCCGGTGCGGCGGCACGCATGGGCCTGTCGTTCGAGGCGCTGCATGTGCGTTTCCCGCGGCTGATCGTCTGCGATATTTCTGGCTATGGCGAGGGTGGGCCGTACGAGAAAAAGAAGGCCTACGACCTGTTGATCCAGAGCGAGGGCGGTTTTCTCTCGGTGACCGGCGGCCCTGGCGACGACCAGATGGCCAAGGCCGGTTGCTCCATCGCTGATATCTCGGCAGGCATGTACGCCTACAGCGGCATCCTTTCGGCGCTGCTGCTGCGCGGCAAGACCGGCAAGGGCAGTCGCATCGACGTGAGCATGCTGGAAAGCCTGGTGGAGTGGATGGGCTACCCGATGTATTACGCCTTCGACGGCGCCCCGCAGCCACCGCGTGCCGGGGCCGCGCATTCGACGATCTACCCCTACGGCCCGTTTCCCACCGGCGATGGCGGCACGGTGATGCTGGGTTTGCAGAATGAGCGTGAATGGGCGGCGTTCTGCGACAAGGTGCTGCTCACGCCTGAATTGGCGACGGACGAGCGTTTCAGCGCCAACTTCAAACGCTCGGCGAACCGTGAGGTGCTGCGCCAGATCATCGTCGACAGCTTTGCGCAGTTGGATGCCGAGGCGGTGATCCAACGCCTGGAGGACGCGCAGATCGCCAGCGCCCGGGTCAACGATATGCAGGGCGTATGGGACCACCCGCAACTCAAGGCCCGTGACAGCTGGCGCGAGGTCGATAGCCCGGCGGGTCCGCTGCCGTCGCTGTTGCCGCCGGCCCGCAATGCGGCGTTTACCCCGCGCATGGACGGCGTTCCGGCGCTGGGCCAGCACAGCCAGGGCATTCTCGACCGGCTCGGTTACTCCGGCGATGCCATCGACAGCCTGCGTGCACGCGGCGTTATCTAA
- a CDS encoding MmgE/PrpD family protein: MSHTQALCRFLADLHYAQLPENVLARTEDLYLDWLASALASKGAHPIPLFERYAQKMGPSSGPAQVIVNGTSSSAYFAALVNGASSHLVEQDDLHNSSVLHPATVVFPAALAAAQDLGKSGRDLLLASVAGYEAGIRIGEFMGRSHYRIFHTTATVGTLAAAVAVGKLLDFNQEQFINLLGSAGTQAAGLWEFLRDAADSKQLHTAKAAADGLLAAYLTAEGLTGARNILEGDQGLAAGMSSDAEPGKLSAGLGSRWALLETSFKFHASCRHTHPAADALLELMQREQLAAADIARVETRVHQGAIDVLGRVNVPASVHQAKFSMGTVLGLIAVHGKAGLTEFHELALTDPAVCAFRDKVSMTLDPEVDGAYPQRWLGRVTVTTQDGRTLHGAIDEPKGDPGNTLSRTELADKFQRLAQFSNARTPAQANALIDKVWDLRNTTSMAHWL; this comes from the coding sequence ATGAGCCATACCCAAGCCTTGTGTCGGTTCCTGGCGGATCTGCACTACGCACAGTTGCCTGAAAACGTCCTCGCGCGCACCGAAGACCTGTACCTGGATTGGCTGGCCTCGGCGCTGGCGAGTAAAGGGGCGCACCCGATTCCGTTGTTCGAGCGCTATGCCCAGAAGATGGGGCCGAGCAGCGGCCCGGCCCAGGTGATCGTCAATGGCACCAGCAGCAGCGCCTACTTCGCCGCGTTGGTCAATGGCGCTTCATCGCACCTGGTGGAGCAGGATGACCTGCACAACAGCTCCGTGTTGCACCCGGCGACCGTGGTATTTCCGGCTGCTTTGGCCGCCGCCCAGGACCTGGGCAAATCCGGGCGCGACTTGCTGCTGGCCTCGGTGGCCGGTTACGAAGCCGGTATCCGCATCGGCGAATTCATGGGTCGTTCCCACTACCGCATCTTTCACACCACGGCCACCGTCGGCACCCTGGCGGCGGCGGTCGCGGTGGGCAAGTTGCTGGATTTCAACCAAGAACAATTCATCAACCTGCTCGGCAGCGCAGGCACCCAGGCCGCCGGGTTGTGGGAGTTCCTGCGCGATGCCGCAGACTCCAAGCAACTGCACACGGCCAAGGCGGCAGCGGACGGGTTACTCGCCGCTTACCTGACGGCGGAGGGGCTGACCGGTGCACGCAATATTCTTGAGGGCGACCAAGGGCTGGCGGCGGGCATGTCCAGCGATGCCGAGCCAGGCAAGTTGTCCGCCGGCCTGGGCAGTCGCTGGGCATTGCTGGAGACCTCGTTCAAGTTTCATGCGTCGTGCCGCCATACCCATCCTGCGGCCGATGCGCTGTTGGAGCTGATGCAGCGCGAACAGCTCGCCGCCGCCGATATCGCCCGCGTGGAAACCCGCGTGCATCAGGGCGCCATCGATGTGCTGGGGCGCGTGAACGTACCGGCCAGCGTGCACCAGGCCAAGTTCTCCATGGGCACTGTGCTGGGCTTGATCGCGGTGCACGGCAAGGCGGGGCTGACTGAATTCCATGAGCTGGCACTGACCGACCCGGCCGTCTGCGCCTTTCGCGACAAGGTCAGCATGACCCTCGACCCCGAAGTCGACGGCGCCTACCCGCAACGCTGGCTCGGCCGCGTGACCGTCACCACGCAGGATGGCCGCACGCTGCACGGCGCTATCGACGAGCCCAAGGGCGATCCGGGCAACACCCTGAGCCGCACGGAGCTGGCGGACAAATTCCAGCGCCTCGCCCAATTCAGCAACGCCCGCACACCGGCCCAGGCCAACGCCCTGATCGACAAGGTCTGGGATTTGCGCAACACCACGTCCATGGCCCACTGGCTCTGA
- a CDS encoding acyl-CoA dehydrogenase family protein: MNPNDNEELNAIREGVRALCAEFDAAYWRRIDEEKGFPEAFVKALTDAGWLSAMIPEEYGGSGLGLAEASVILEEVNRCGGNSGTVHGQMYNMFTLLRHGSEAQKRFYLPKLASGELRLQSMGVTEPTTGTDTTKIKTTAIKRGDKYVINGQKVWISRVQHSDLMILLARTTPLAEVKKKSEGMSIFLVDLREAIGNGLTVQPIANMVNHETNELFFDNLELPLDSLIGEEGKGFKYILDGLNAERTLIAAECIGDGRWFIEKASAYARDRVVFGRPIGQNQGVQFPIAEAHIEIEAADLMRWRACEEYDSGKHAGASANMAKYLAAKASWEAANACLQTHGGFGFACEYDVERKFRETRLYQVAPISTNLILSYVAEHLLELPRSF; this comes from the coding sequence ATGAACCCGAATGACAACGAAGAACTCAACGCCATCCGCGAAGGCGTGCGCGCCTTGTGCGCTGAATTCGATGCCGCTTACTGGCGCAGGATCGATGAAGAGAAGGGCTTTCCCGAGGCTTTCGTCAAGGCGCTGACCGACGCCGGCTGGCTGTCGGCGATGATCCCCGAGGAATACGGCGGTTCCGGCCTGGGCCTGGCCGAGGCCTCGGTCATCCTCGAAGAAGTGAACCGCTGCGGCGGCAACTCTGGCACCGTGCATGGCCAGATGTACAACATGTTCACCCTGTTGCGGCATGGCAGCGAAGCGCAGAAACGCTTCTATCTGCCCAAACTGGCCAGCGGCGAATTGCGCCTGCAATCGATGGGCGTGACCGAGCCGACCACCGGCACCGATACCACCAAGATCAAGACCACCGCGATCAAGCGCGGCGACAAGTACGTGATCAACGGCCAGAAGGTGTGGATCTCGCGGGTCCAGCATTCCGACCTGATGATCCTGCTGGCGCGCACTACGCCGTTGGCCGAGGTGAAGAAGAAATCCGAAGGCATGTCGATCTTCCTCGTCGACCTGCGCGAAGCCATCGGCAACGGGCTCACCGTGCAGCCCATCGCCAACATGGTCAACCACGAGACCAATGAGCTGTTCTTTGACAACCTGGAGTTGCCGCTGGACAGCCTGATCGGCGAAGAGGGCAAGGGTTTCAAATACATCCTCGACGGCCTCAACGCCGAACGCACGCTGATCGCCGCCGAATGCATCGGCGATGGCCGCTGGTTTATCGAAAAGGCCAGCGCGTATGCCCGTGACCGCGTGGTGTTTGGCCGGCCCATCGGGCAGAACCAGGGCGTGCAGTTCCCGATTGCCGAAGCGCATATCGAGATCGAAGCAGCAGACCTGATGCGCTGGCGTGCCTGCGAGGAATACGACAGCGGCAAGCATGCCGGTGCCAGCGCCAACATGGCCAAGTACCTGGCGGCCAAGGCGTCCTGGGAGGCGGCCAATGCCTGCCTGCAAACCCACGGCGGTTTCGGCTTTGCCTGCGAGTACGACGTGGAGCGCAAATTCCGCGAGACGCGCCTGTACCAGGTGGCGCCGATCTCCACCAACCTGATCCTGTCCTATGTGGCCGAGCACCTGCTCGAACTGCCACGCAGCTTCTGA
- a CDS encoding FAS1-like dehydratase domain-containing protein, with the protein MSATDWIGRSETAHDHLSHNLLKRIAATFGEAVPEDGADIPPLWQWCFFQDPLPETALGGDGHPARGGFLPPADNRNRMWAGGRIEFLHALRAGEAATRVSTITQVEEKTGRTGALLFVTVRHDYSQQGRLAIREEQDIVYREPTPPKSGSGEALGQGEWCETVDPTPTLLFRYSAVTFNGHRIHYDYPYVTGTEGYSGLVVHGPLIATLSLRAFCRAHPEATLRRFAYRGVRPLIAPQPFEVGGRVTETGVAQLWAGNSDGLAQQAQVNFE; encoded by the coding sequence ATGAGCGCCACCGATTGGATCGGCCGAAGCGAAACCGCCCACGACCACCTCAGCCATAACCTGCTCAAGCGTATAGCCGCCACCTTTGGCGAAGCCGTGCCCGAAGACGGCGCGGATATCCCGCCGCTGTGGCAGTGGTGTTTCTTCCAGGACCCACTGCCGGAAACCGCCCTGGGCGGTGATGGTCATCCGGCCCGTGGCGGCTTCCTGCCGCCGGCCGACAACCGCAATCGCATGTGGGCCGGTGGGCGCATCGAGTTCCTGCATGCACTGCGTGCCGGTGAGGCGGCGACCCGGGTGTCGACCATCACCCAGGTCGAAGAAAAGACTGGGCGCACCGGCGCGCTGCTGTTCGTCACCGTGCGCCACGACTACTCCCAGCAAGGCCGCCTGGCGATCCGCGAGGAACAGGACATTGTCTACCGCGAACCCACGCCGCCCAAATCGGGCAGCGGCGAGGCGCTGGGGCAGGGCGAGTGGTGCGAAACCGTCGACCCCACGCCGACCCTGCTGTTTCGCTATAGCGCGGTGACCTTCAACGGCCACCGCATTCACTACGACTACCCCTACGTCACTGGCACCGAAGGCTACTCCGGGCTGGTGGTGCACGGGCCGCTGATCGCCACCCTGAGCCTGCGTGCGTTTTGCCGCGCCCATCCTGAAGCCACCTTGCGCCGGTTTGCCTATCGCGGTGTGCGCCCATTGATTGCGCCGCAACCCTTCGAAGTGGGCGGGCGCGTCACCGAAACCGGCGTTGCCCAACTGTGGGCTGGCAATAGCGATGGCCTGGCGCAGCAAGCCCAGGTGAATTTCGAATAA
- a CDS encoding LysR family transcriptional regulator, protein MHFDLADLRLFIHIAESPSLTQGAKRAFLSPAAASARIKALEGQLDTRLLYRDSRGVEITPAGERLLHHARLIMRQVDYLKSEFTQYGVDSAGHIRIFANTTAVTEFLPEVLAGFLSQRPGVTVDLQERLSRDIVRGVLDGTSDMGIIAGPVEASGLQVLHFSTDKLVLMVPVGHALAEQPSVTLEQTLAYQHIGLHEGSTLLSFLREHVERLGKQLSLRIQMSSFEAICRMVEAGVGIGIIPESAAVRHSRTMQLVAVKLDETWAIRERSILVRELEALPGTIRALIATLMPDSVSAN, encoded by the coding sequence ATGCACTTCGATCTGGCCGACCTGCGCCTGTTTATCCACATCGCCGAATCCCCCAGCCTGACCCAGGGCGCCAAACGCGCGTTCCTCTCGCCGGCCGCCGCCAGTGCGCGGATCAAGGCGCTTGAAGGCCAACTCGACACGCGCCTGCTGTACCGCGACAGCCGTGGCGTGGAGATCACCCCGGCCGGCGAGCGCCTGCTGCACCATGCACGGTTGATCATGCGCCAGGTGGATTACCTGAAGAGCGAATTCACCCAATACGGCGTGGATTCGGCCGGGCATATCCGCATCTTCGCCAACACCACGGCGGTCACCGAATTCTTGCCGGAGGTGCTGGCGGGCTTCCTGTCCCAGCGCCCCGGCGTGACCGTGGACCTGCAGGAGCGCCTGTCCCGCGACATCGTGCGCGGCGTACTGGATGGCACCAGCGACATGGGCATCATCGCCGGCCCCGTGGAAGCCTCGGGGTTGCAGGTACTGCACTTCAGCACGGATAAACTGGTGCTGATGGTGCCGGTGGGGCATGCGCTGGCGGAACAACCCTCCGTCACCCTGGAACAGACCCTCGCCTACCAGCATATCGGCCTGCATGAAGGCAGTACTTTGCTGAGCTTCTTGCGTGAACACGTCGAGCGACTGGGCAAACAGCTGTCGCTGCGCATCCAGATGTCGAGTTTCGAGGCGATCTGCCGGATGGTCGAAGCCGGTGTGGGCATCGGCATCATTCCGGAGTCCGCCGCCGTGCGCCACAGTCGCACCATGCAATTGGTGGCGGTAAAGCTCGATGAGACTTGGGCAATCCGCGAGCGCAGCATCCTGGTGCGGGAGCTGGAGGCGTTACCCGGCACCATTCGCGCGTTGATCGCCACGTTGATGCCGGACTCGGTCAGTGCAAACTGA
- a CDS encoding TRAP transporter small permease has translation MQTLRRVWEHLEEGFIAFLLAAMTLVTFVYVMLNNIYTLFFALSDKWAFSSAFFGALGDHTMTWAQDMTWSVALTKAMFGWLIFFGISYGVRTAGHLGVDALVKLTRRPVQRLLGMLACLCCLAYAGLFMIASYKWVSAVMTAHIGAEDLDQYGIDVGDIVIIVPIGFAMVFMRYLEIFYRIFTHRQVGLGLADEAGEASKLAGSHEERH, from the coding sequence ATGCAAACGCTAAGGCGCGTCTGGGAGCACCTGGAGGAAGGTTTCATTGCCTTCCTGCTGGCCGCCATGACCCTGGTGACATTTGTCTACGTCATGCTCAACAACATCTACACGCTGTTCTTTGCCCTGTCTGACAAGTGGGCCTTCAGCAGCGCCTTTTTCGGCGCCCTGGGCGACCACACCATGACCTGGGCCCAGGACATGACCTGGAGCGTGGCGCTGACCAAGGCCATGTTCGGCTGGCTGATTTTCTTCGGTATTTCCTACGGCGTACGCACCGCCGGCCACCTTGGCGTGGACGCACTGGTCAAGCTGACCAGGCGCCCGGTGCAACGCTTGCTTGGCATGCTCGCCTGCCTGTGCTGCCTGGCCTATGCCGGGCTGTTCATGATCGCCAGCTACAAATGGGTCAGCGCGGTGATGACCGCGCATATCGGCGCCGAAGACCTTGACCAGTACGGCATCGACGTCGGTGACATCGTGATCATCGTGCCCATTGGTTTTGCCATGGTGTTTATGCGCTACCTGGAAATTTTCTACCGCATCTTTACCCACCGTCAGGTCGGGTTGGGGCTGGCCGACGAGGCCGGTGAGGCCAGCAAATTGGCCGGCAGCCATGAGGAGCGTCACTGA